The window CTGATGAGAGGGATCCTGTGTGGGACAGGAAGGATGAAGGGTTTTTCTATTCGAGTGACAGAACAGGGATATTTAATATTTACTATCATAGCGGCGGGGAATGCCCGGATAAACTTGTAACCAGTGTTCTTGGTGGAGCGTTCGCGCCCGCTGTGGCGGGAGATGCTATTATATACCACAGTTATGAGAAGGAAGGCTATAAGATAAGTAAGATTACGGATTGGAAATCTTCTGATATAAACCGAGGAGAATGCCTCGTGGATTCAACACTTATAAACAATAGAAAAAGGTTTATATCTGACAGAGAGAAGAAAGATCGTGATAAATTTGCTGAACGAAGAAAAGATATATTAGATATCATTGAGACAAACAAAAATACCGGATCTACTTTTGGAACTGAGTACACTCAGCTTTATTTATTCCCGCGTATTATGATTTATGAGAAGAAACCCAGAATTGGGCTCACGTTACAGTATAACGATATTCTTGACAGGCAGTCTCTGCTGGCTTCTGGCTCTATTAATGGAGATGGTGAATACGATCTGGCGCTGGGATTTGAACTCCGGACAAGACGCCTTTTCCCTACCTTTCGCTTTGAATTATACAGAAGCAGGAAATATTACAATTATTTTAATCCCAATGAAGGCGGTAATGTGGATGTCAGGTACGATCTCTGGGATGCCTTTTTTACATTGAGTTATGAGTTGTCAGAGACAACCCTTTTTAACAGGAATGAACTTATGCTCCGTTATAATTACGGTGAGTACGGACTGAATATAAATGCCTGGGGAAAGTATTCATATGAAATGGGCTGGGCTTATTATAAGGGAAGCGAGATTTCTCTGCTCTTCTCTTTTTCAGATATAAAACCGGCTGTGAACGCCGAAATTAATCCAAGAAAGGGAAGGAAATTACTGGTTGAAGCTACAATGGCTTATGATAAACTCTTCGCGGGTGAATTCGACTATATGTTCATGCCTGATTATGCTGATAATAATTTCGGAAGGTATATTCTGACTTATGAAGAATTTTTGCCTGTCCCGCTTTTTGAAAGCGCGATTTCTTTCTATGCGAAAACAGGCGCGGTAGACAACAATGTTGATGATTTTTTTGACCTTTACCTTGGAAGCAGAGACGGACTCAGAGGATATTCATATTACAGTATTGGCGGAAAAAAGATGGCGATGGGAAGGATTACATACCGTTTTCCGTTGATCAGAAATATTAACAGACAATTCTTCTTTACATACCTCGGATCTATTTACGGGGGAGTTTTCGCGGAAGCGGGTAAAGCTTGGAACGATGATAAGGTGAATTTAGATGATTACAAAACTGACGCGGGCGTTGAATTGAGAGTAAAGGGCTTTAATTTCTATAATTATCCTCTCGCCGCTTCATTCGAGGCCGCTTATGGGTTTGATGATATTAAATACCAGGATCCATTCACAGAAACTGTCACATTTTACGAGGGTAATTCCTGGAAGTTTTACGGTTCTATCTCTTACGGTTTCTAGGAGGAGTTATTAAAGATTATGGAAGTTAAAATCGCGGGGTACAATATTGATTCTACTCTTATAGATGATGCCAGCGGCAGAAGCGATTCTTTTACTCCGGAGATTATTTCAGCGTCTTACGCGAGGATAAGCCGGGACCCGAGAAATATAAACCTGCTAAGAAGAGAAGCCAGAGAAGCTGTCAAGAAAGCAAGGGCTTCAAATGAAAAGATCGTTTTTGGACTCGGACACTCTTCTGTCGCGGAACACGCGGTTTTTAATTTCGATATTATGGATATATCCCGTCTTGCCGTTGAACAACTCGAGAGCTTCAGGCTTGCCTCTTTCACGGAAAAATCTCAACGCTATATTAAGATTAGAAAGGATATTTTTATTCCTGAAGAGATTAAAGCCTGCGGACTGGAGGAACAATTCAAAGAAGTTATGGTATACCTTTCTGATAAATATGATCAGTTATATTCTAAGATGCTAGGGAACGGAGTAAATAAATATGTTGCCAGAGAAGATGCGAGATACTTGCTGCCGCTTGCCGTAAAAACCCAACTTGGAATGACGGTAAACGCCAGAGAACTTGAATATATGATAAGCAGGCTTGCTTCTCACAAGCTTTCGGAATTAAATGAACTTGCTGAAAAGCTATGTGATATAGCCAAAAAAATCGCTCCATCTCTGGTACGCTATCCCGAAGCAGTCGATTATTTTTCAAACAAATTCAGAACCAGAAGTAATATTGAGGAAAATTCAAGGGGTTTCTCCCGCAGCGGCCTGGAGGAAGTCAAGCTGATTTCTGACACTAAGGACTGCGACAATATTCTTGTCGCGGCGCTGCTTTTTTCTTCGACTGATATTGGAGCCTCAGAAGCCAGAAAAAAGGCTGCGGGCATGAGTGAAGAAGAGCAAGCCTTCATTATCAAGAGTACGATGGAAAATATGCAGCCTCATGATTCTGTCTGGCGAGAATTCGAGCATGTACATCTGTTGTTTGAGGTTATTGTTTCAGCATCGTGTTTCGCTCAGCTCAAGAGGCATAGGATGGCCACTGTTACCCCGCAACCTTATTGCAGATCACTTGGTGTAAAGATCCCTGAATCGGTTAAGAGATCCGGTGCTTCAGAAGAATTCATGAAAGCTGCAGAAATGTCCGGTGAGCTCTACGATAGAATAAAAGATAAGATGACTTTTGCGGCGGATTACGCTTCTCTCAACTCCAGCAGACGAAGGGTTCTTTTTGATGTAAACCTGCGAGAGCTCTATAATTTCTCGAGATTGAGGAGTGACAAGCACGCGCAGTGGGAGATCAGAGCACTGTCTGAGAAAATGTGCGAAATATCTAAAAGAGGGCTAAAAGCCGGCGGCATGCTTCTAGGCGGCAAAGACGATTTCTCTGATATGATGAAAAAGCTGTACTGATAAGTTCTGGTGACTGTGGATTACTGAGAGGGGCAGGGCATATATATAATGAGAGATTCACGGTCTCTTGCAGAAATAATAAAGGGATGTCCGCCCAACACAGAAATCAGGACATTCCCCGAGAATCAGGGCAATATTTTAGTAACGGCATAACTATCGAGTAATTACCCATATTGATAAGTGGAATTGATGTTTAGTTTCTATCCGGCTATTGGTATTGTCAAAAACGCCGTCTATTTCCCCTGCGAGGAAATAGCGCCTCCCGCTCTCAGGCTCGCTCTTCCCCATTTCCTTGTGGAAATCAAGAATCCATGCCCGCTCGTCTTCCGAGAGGGTTTTGAAATACCAATAGCCGGATATACAAAGGAATGTTAAAAATTGGGGAACCTCCACATACGGAAATAGCTTGACAGGTAATTTATTTAATGTCTATTGTGCAAGGAACCAGTGTAACGCGCGTTTTTAGAAAGTGTTATAACAGAGTAGCATGGGGGTCTGGCACATCTCTTTAAAAGGAGGCTGATATGAAGAACGTTATATCTGTTCTGATGTGCTTTGCGATATTGTTTGTAGGGTGTGGTTCAGAGGCGCCTGATAAAAGCACTATGGGCAAAGACAGCGGTGATCTTCCGGACTGGGTCTTAAATCCGAAGCAGGTTGATTCAGAGAAAACTATTTACGGCGTTGGGATTGTTTCAGGGGTTAAGAACAAAGCGCTTGCTATAAAGACAGCAGAGAACAGAGCTATATCAAGTATTGCGCGTGTATTCAGAGTGGAAGTTGAAGCTATGATGGAAGATTACGCTTCGTCGACCCTTTCGGGTGATTTGAATTCCAGTGAAGAGCAGGATATCACTAATGTTCAAAGAACGTTAATCGACCAGTCCCTCAGCGGTGTTGTCGTCGAAAACAGGTTCGTGGATGAAGACGGAAGTGTTTATGTCAGGGCAAAACTCGATTTTGAAACATTCGAGAAAAATCTTGAAAAACTCAACACAATCGATTTGAAGATGAAGGAATATGTAAAGAGTAATGCGGAGGAAGCTTTCGGACGACTCGACGTCCAAATAGAGAAGGGGGATTGATCAAAAAAAGGAGAAAGAATGAAGTATAAATTATTCTATCTGATGCTGTGTATGGTCATGCTTTTTTCTCTCGGCTGTGGCGGTCCATCGGTTAATGTTACAAGAACCGAAGCGGATACTGTTACAGACCTGAGTGGTGACTGGAACGACACCGATTCAAGAATGGTTTCTGAAGAGATGATACCTGATTGTCTTTCGAGGCCCTGGCTTGGTGATTTCACTTCAGAAAATATGAAAAAGCCTGTTGTGATAGTTGGTTACATAAGGAATAAAACAGATGAGCATATCGCCACGGAAACTTTCGTTAATGACCTTGAGCGAGAATTAGTTAACAGCGGTAAGGTTTCTTTTGTGGCTGAAAAGGAGATCAGAGAAGCACTCAGGGATGAAAAATACGATCAGTCGATGAACGCTTCTGCCGAAACTATGAAAGAAATGGGAAGAGAATTAGGAGCTGACTTTATGTTATTCGGTTCAATTAATTCCATTACTGATCAAATAGAAGGCAAGAAGGCTAAATTTTACCAGATTGATCTTGAACTTATTGATATTGAAACGAATGAAAAGGTTTGGTTGGGACAGAAGAAAATCAAGAAGATTGTAGAAAGGGATAAATACAGGTTTTAGACAACTTAATTTTGTTCAGCCAGCAGTATAAAATGAAGCTGTTTTACAAGTATCTGATAGCTTTCTCATTTGTAACATTCGTGTTCCTTGGATGCGCCTCTACACTCGAGAAAGAGATGGAAGTAGACTCATTTCTTCCCCGCGGCGATTACTCAAGTGCTATAAAGGAACTTTCATCTAATATCGAAGTTTTCGGTACCAAAAACAGACTCCTTTATTTGTTGAACGCGGGAGTCATTCACTTCTACTCGGATAATTTCGCTGAAAGTAACAATTACTTCTCTGAGGCGAATAAACTATCCGAAATATTATATACTAAAAGTGTTTCAAACGAAGCTGCCGGTTTGATGAATCCGAACTTAATTCCGTATAATGGTGAGGATTATGAGAATGTTATGATAAATGTTTTTACGGCTTTTAATTATATTAAACTTGGAATGATAGAAGAGGCGGGTGTGGAAGCAAGAATAATAAATTCGAAGCTGAAATTACTTACACAGAAATACGAATCGGAGAATAAATATAAGAATGATGCTCTGGGCAGATATCTCAGCGGAATCATTTATGAAACCCGCGGTGATATAAACAACGCTTATATTTCATATAAGAAGGCGTATGAGGCCTATGTCGATTATAAGAAGATGTTTGAATTCAAAATACCCGGGCAGATCGAAATTGATATACTCCGTTTGGCCGAGCGTCTTGGATTTAGCGAGCAGTTCAAAACTTACAGCAAAAGGTTTAATGCCGATTCAATAAAGATAGAAAATGGAAATAGTGAAATCATTGTGTTTGCTATGACAGGGCTATGCCCATATAAGAAAGAATTCGAGACTAAGTTCTCGCGTGCTGATAAAGAAGGTAAAACTCATACATTTCAGCTTCTCATTCCGAAACTTATTGAAAGGGGGAGCGCGGTCGGGAATGTGACTGTCAAGTGTGAAAATGATTCGGCGAGCATTGTAAGAAATGCGCAGATCATTGAGAATATTTCAAAAATAGCTATAAAAAATATGTCTGATAAGATGCCTCAAATTCTGATTAAGGCCTGGCTTAGGGCTTTTACCAAAAAGAAAGCTTCTGATAAAATGAAAGAAAAAGTTGATACAGGAAATGTACTTGGTAATTTGCTCGTCGGAGCAGTTACTGACGGTGTCGCTGAAGAGTTGACTCACGCTGATATAAGATGTTGGAGAACACTTCCGTCCAGGATCTATTTTAGAAGAATTCAGGTTAACCCCGGGAGTTATGATCTAGAAGTTGAACTCAGGGATAAATACGGGGACTGTCTTGAAAAGATAACAAGGAAAGGGATAGTGGTTGAAAATGAAAGAAAGTATTTTGTCTTCGTTGAAAGGTTTATTTAGTATACCGATTTTATCGTTTATTCTGCTGACAATATATTTCAGTTCTTGTTCAGGTGTTAACGCTGATAATATTAAATGGGTAGATAAAATAGATGTCTACTATCCGGAGAAAGTGTATTTGACGGGGTTGGGGATTGGTGATACCAAAGAAAAAGCAGATAACAGAGCATTTCAGAATATTTCCAAATCTATCAAATTACATGTACGAAGCGATGAACTATCAAAACGGGAATATCAGCAATCAGGAAACCGAAAGAGTAAGTCGACTTTCAGCTATGAAGAGAAGATCAGGGTAGAGACAGAAACTGTACTGGAGAACGCTTCTATCGTAAAGCACGGATATGATGAATCCAAAGAAATGTACTATTCCCTGGCGGCTTTGAGAAAAGATAAATATTCAGACATTCTTTCAAGCAAAATCGAAGAATCTCAGAAGAGAGGGGCCAAGCTTTTGGCCGCTATTGAGAAAGAAGAGTCTAAGGTCATCAAACTTGGAAATATGTTCGATTTAGAAAGAGAAATAGAATTCCAACGAAACGCATTTGCCGTCTTGCGGGTGGTTTCAGATAATTATTCCAAGTATAAACCCCGGCCGGATCCTCTTCAGGTTGATAAAATGATCAACGATTTTCTGTTAAACAAATTTGTTTTTTCTCTGAGGGTAAAAGGTGATATGACAGAAGAAATAAACAGCATCTTAAGTGATGTCTTGACGAGAGAGGGTTATTATATTTCCGGTCAAAGAGGGAAAAGTTCTGATGTTGTGATAGACGGGAACATGAAAATAAGAAGGATGCCGGGGAGTGGAAAAAGATGGGTGCTTTTGAGCTGGAAATTTGATCTGAGTTTCACCGACAGCAGAAGCGGAGAAATTATCTTAAGCTACAGCATGCAGGACAGGCAGCAACAGCCGTCTGTCGAGATGGCAAGAGAAAGGATACTTTATCATTTCAGGGAAGATTACGCGGAGGATGTAATCTCCAGGTTCGAGCAGAAACTTCACGGGTATGTAAACAGAGGAAAATAGAATAACTTCCGTTCACTTTTAAACGGCAATATGACAGTTAACAGGACATTCCCCAAAAATCATGGCAATATTTTAGTAACGGCATAACTATCAAGTGATTACCCATATTGATAAGTGGAATTGATATTTAGTTTCTATCCGGCTATTGGTATTATCAAAAACGCCGTCTATTTCCCCTGCGAGGAAATAGCGTCTCCCGCTCTCAGACTCGCTCTTTCCCATTTCCTTGGGGGAAATGGGAAAACCATGCCCGCTCGTCTTCCGAGAGGGTTTTGAAATACCAATAGCCGGATATACAAAGGAATGTAATAAATTGGGGAAACTCCAAGACAGTTAATAATTGCTGTATTTCCGTCAGCAGAGTATCATAATTGAGTGAATAGATTGGAATATTGGTGCCGGAGGCGGGAGTTGAACCCGCATGAAGCCAGGCTTCGGGGGATTTTGAGTCCCCTGCGTCTACCAATTTCACCACTCCGGCATATAAAAAAAATATTCTAAAATTTGTGCGGTGTCAAGCTAAGTATATTTGGAGTTTCCCCGAAAATCAGGGCGATATTTTAGTAATGGCATAACTATCGAGTAATTACCAATATTGATAAGTGGAATTGATGTTTAGTTTCTATCCGGCTATTGGTATTGTCAAAAACGCCGTCTATTTCCCCTGCGAGGAAATAGCGTCTCCCGCTCTTAGGGCCCGCTCTTCCCCATTTCCTTGTGGAAATCAAGAATCCATGCCCGCTCGTCTTCCGAGAGGGTTTTGAAATACCAATAGCCGGATATACAAAGGAATGTTAAAATTGGGGAAAGTCCAAATTAATGTGACAGGTTGACGGCAAGTTTTGTTATAATATTAAATGCGGTAATGTTAATATAATATATTGGTTTCATCTTGAGAATTAAGGCGATTTAGAATGTATGATGAAGAAATAACGACCGGAAAGGTTCTTGTTGTAGATGACGACCTGCAGATACTCAGGCTAATTAGAAGAGGACTTGAATCATCAGATATGAATCTGGAAATTTTTACGACGAACAAGGGATCAGAAGCTCCTGTTTTATGCGAAAATGTCATGCCTGATATAGTTATACTTGATATTCTAATACCCGGTGAGAATACATGTCAGATAATATCTCAAATATGCGATGATTCTAATAAAGCGAAACCCCTTATAATGTTAATTTCGGGGCATTATGGAGAAATCAAAAGAATGATAGAGTACGGAGCTGATGATTTTCTTACAAAACCATTTGAAATCTCAATACTCATAAAAAAAGTAAGAGAGATGCTGAGGGGCAGGAATTCTTGAATATAAAGAAACTGATGTGTCAAGAGGAATTATATAAAGTGGGGGTTAACTAATAGCTTAATATTATATTAAACAGGGTTATTTGGATTTTCGGGATTAATATAACGTGTTGTAATAATCAAGGTAAGAGAATAAAATATGGTGTTTCTTATTTTCATTATTATAAATACCAGCTTGTTTCTTACATTGTCGGCGATTTTATTCTTGACCTGTTCAACTTAATTGCTAATATCACCTAAGTGGGGGGTTGTAGCTCAGCTGGGAGAGCGCTTGTCTGGCAGACAAGAGGTCACGGGTTCGAGCCCCGTCAACTCCACCATTTTTTATTCCGCCTTGATTGAACTTAGAGAAGGCGAATTTGATTCTACAGTATGGTTTATTATGGTAAAGGAACAAAAACCTATTTCGCTTTGCATATTCGAGGATGTCAAGTATCCCGATCTTTTTCCCCTTTCACTAAATAAAGCCGTCTTTGAGTTGTTTCTGGGTACCGATACACTCAGAGCAAGAATAGTTAAGGAGTTGAATCCGGAAAGAGTATATCTGCACTGCAGGCAATATCTTTCTAATGTACTCAAAGAACATTTATCCTTTGAAGAAACGGAATATGATGTGGGTATAAATGAATTATCCGGGGGTGATGTATTTTTCGTTAATGGGAGGATACTGGCTTTTGGCACTGAAATGATAGATCTCTTTAATAATGTTAAGAAAGACCATCTTCTTGTAAAAAACGGTATTCCGGTCGTAGCCAGATTTGCTGACAAGAAAGCTGAATCTTTTATGGATTTACTAAATGAGATGGTATCGGACAGTAAAACAGAAGCAAAATATAGTTACATAAAGGAAATTTCCGAGAATTCAAGCAAACTCGATACTATTGATTGGGCAAAGTATGGCAAGACAGATGAATTAATACGGGAATGGACCGTGAAAAACAAAATAAAGGTCCAAGAGACAAATCAGAAACTGATTTCCAGACATTGGCAGCTGATAGGATTAAATTCTGATTGTATTAATGATGATTTTTCTAAAATTCCTCTTCGAGGCAGTGATCCTGAATCTGCATTATTCAAGGGTGTGAAATTGATCAATGATGATGATATTGTGATTGGTTCTGAGGTTGAAGTTAGATCCGGAACTGTTCTGGATGCTACTGACGGCCCTATATTGATCGATGATAATGTTAGTATAGAACCTAACGCTGTAATAAAGGGACCTTGCTTTATTGGCAAAAAGTCTATTATCCGGGCAGGCGCGAGAATAAGCGCCGGAAGTTCTCTTGGAACTAAGTGTAAGGCCGGGGGCAAAATAGAAAAAACCATAATTGCCTCATATTCAAATAAACAGCATGAAGGTTTTATCGGGCATTCTTACATTGGTTCATGGGTTAATATTGGTGCCGGAACATGCAACAGCGATCTCAGAAACAATTATACAAAGATAGATGCTTGGAACTCCGGTATAATACTCGGAACCGGCCGCAGATTTCTAGGTACTGTCATTGGAGACCATTCAAAAATTGCTATAAATACAAAAATAAACCCAGGTACAGTCATCGGTTTTAATTCAAATATAGTTACTAATAATTTTCCTCCTAAATTTACTCCCAGTTTCACATGGGCATTTGAACCGGAATTCATTGAATATGATCTGGACAAAGCAATTGATACAGCTGAATTAATGATGGATAGAAGAGATGTGCCCATGACTACTGCTGTGAAAGAACTATTCCTAACTGTTTTCAGACACTGCAAACAGAGCGGTCACACGGTTTAATCTGTTTTTAAGGAAACTTTTTCACCATTTTAATTGATCTGAATTTTGTTCGTGCGGGGGATTTTCGATGAATAAGATAACCTTGTTCGGTGAGAAAATAATAAGCAGCAATAGTAATGTGAAAAAAATGCTGATTCAAAAGGACAGTAAAACCCTTTTTGAGATGGCTGAAGAACAGATATCAGCGGGCGCTTCAGTTATTGATATTAATACAGCTCTTTTGATGGAAGATGAATTGAATTCGATGCTGTGGGCTGTTCATTTATTGATAGAGAAGTTTAATGTTAAAATATCAATTGACAGTCCCGATTCAGGTGTTCTCGAAAGATGTATTAAAGAGTTTGGGAATAGGGTTATAGCAAATTCCCTCCCGGCCGACACGGAAGTTCTTAAGCGAATGCTGTCAATTATATCAGAATATCAATCCGGGGTTGTTATTATTTTAAAAAATAGAAGTGGAATTCCCAAGGACTCAAAGGGGCGTTTAAAACTTGCCGGCAGAGCTGTCAATTTGATAGAAGAAGCCGGTATTCCCCCCGAAGATGTTTATCTGGATCCTATTATTACAACAATTGGAACAGACATGAACGGAGGGAAATTAGTTCTGGATTCTTTCGCGGAGCTTAAAGAATCCTACCCGGCGTACCAACGTTTGGGGGGGTTGTCTAATATATCTTTTGGGTTACCTCTCAGGAAGCTGCTCAATAGAACTTTTCTCTCTATGGCAATTGCAAGGGGAATGAACGCCGTAATATGTGATCCAACTGACAGAAAATTATTAGAAACAATCAGGGCGGCGGAAGCTATCGCGGGTGCTGACCCCGGATGCAGAGATTTCTTGGCATATTACAGAAGTATCAATAAATAATTCCAACCCTGAGTTTACGTTTTTTTGATTCAACCGTAAGAGATTCAATAATTCCCGCCATTATCTTTAAATCAAGAGATAAGAGTTTAATTGCAAATCCATTAGTATATTGCGAATATTTTCACTGTTAGGAATGTGTTTATTTATTTACGCTGACCGTAACATATTGTTAAATAGGGGATTATAGGGTGACTTGGTTTAGATTTGAATGTGGCACGAGTCTTGATTA of the Candidatus Krumholzibacteriota bacterium genome contains:
- the thyX gene encoding FAD-dependent thymidylate synthase codes for the protein MEVKIAGYNIDSTLIDDASGRSDSFTPEIISASYARISRDPRNINLLRREAREAVKKARASNEKIVFGLGHSSVAEHAVFNFDIMDISRLAVEQLESFRLASFTEKSQRYIKIRKDIFIPEEIKACGLEEQFKEVMVYLSDKYDQLYSKMLGNGVNKYVAREDARYLLPLAVKTQLGMTVNARELEYMISRLASHKLSELNELAEKLCDIAKKIAPSLVRYPEAVDYFSNKFRTRSNIEENSRGFSRSGLEEVKLISDTKDCDNILVAALLFSSTDIGASEARKKAAGMSEEEQAFIIKSTMENMQPHDSVWREFEHVHLLFEVIVSASCFAQLKRHRMATVTPQPYCRSLGVKIPESVKRSGASEEFMKAAEMSGELYDRIKDKMTFAADYASLNSSRRRVLFDVNLRELYNFSRLRSDKHAQWEIRALSEKMCEISKRGLKAGGMLLGGKDDFSDMMKKLY
- a CDS encoding LPP20 family lipoprotein; its protein translation is MKNVISVLMCFAILFVGCGSEAPDKSTMGKDSGDLPDWVLNPKQVDSEKTIYGVGIVSGVKNKALAIKTAENRAISSIARVFRVEVEAMMEDYASSTLSGDLNSSEEQDITNVQRTLIDQSLSGVVVENRFVDEDGSVYVRAKLDFETFEKNLEKLNTIDLKMKEYVKSNAEEAFGRLDVQIEKGD
- a CDS encoding penicillin-binding protein activator LpoB; the encoded protein is MKYKLFYLMLCMVMLFSLGCGGPSVNVTRTEADTVTDLSGDWNDTDSRMVSEEMIPDCLSRPWLGDFTSENMKKPVVIVGYIRNKTDEHIATETFVNDLERELVNSGKVSFVAEKEIREALRDEKYDQSMNASAETMKEMGRELGADFMLFGSINSITDQIEGKKAKFYQIDLELIDIETNEKVWLGQKKIKKIVERDKYRF
- a CDS encoding LPP20 family lipoprotein — encoded protein: MKGLFSIPILSFILLTIYFSSCSGVNADNIKWVDKIDVYYPEKVYLTGLGIGDTKEKADNRAFQNISKSIKLHVRSDELSKREYQQSGNRKSKSTFSYEEKIRVETETVLENASIVKHGYDESKEMYYSLAALRKDKYSDILSSKIEESQKRGAKLLAAIEKEESKVIKLGNMFDLEREIEFQRNAFAVLRVVSDNYSKYKPRPDPLQVDKMINDFLLNKFVFSLRVKGDMTEEINSILSDVLTREGYYISGQRGKSSDVVIDGNMKIRRMPGSGKRWVLLSWKFDLSFTDSRSGEIILSYSMQDRQQQPSVEMARERILYHFREDYAEDVISRFEQKLHGYVNRGK
- a CDS encoding response regulator; protein product: MYDEEITTGKVLVVDDDLQILRLIRRGLESSDMNLEIFTTNKGSEAPVLCENVMPDIVILDILIPGENTCQIISQICDDSNKAKPLIMLISGHYGEIKRMIEYGADDFLTKPFEISILIKKVREMLRGRNS
- a CDS encoding putative sugar nucleotidyl transferase; protein product: MVKEQKPISLCIFEDVKYPDLFPLSLNKAVFELFLGTDTLRARIVKELNPERVYLHCRQYLSNVLKEHLSFEETEYDVGINELSGGDVFFVNGRILAFGTEMIDLFNNVKKDHLLVKNGIPVVARFADKKAESFMDLLNEMVSDSKTEAKYSYIKEISENSSKLDTIDWAKYGKTDELIREWTVKNKIKVQETNQKLISRHWQLIGLNSDCINDDFSKIPLRGSDPESALFKGVKLINDDDIVIGSEVEVRSGTVLDATDGPILIDDNVSIEPNAVIKGPCFIGKKSIIRAGARISAGSSLGTKCKAGGKIEKTIIASYSNKQHEGFIGHSYIGSWVNIGAGTCNSDLRNNYTKIDAWNSGIILGTGRRFLGTVIGDHSKIAINTKINPGTVIGFNSNIVTNNFPPKFTPSFTWAFEPEFIEYDLDKAIDTAELMMDRRDVPMTTAVKELFLTVFRHCKQSGHTV
- a CDS encoding dihydropteroate synthase, which translates into the protein MNKITLFGEKIISSNSNVKKMLIQKDSKTLFEMAEEQISAGASVIDINTALLMEDELNSMLWAVHLLIEKFNVKISIDSPDSGVLERCIKEFGNRVIANSLPADTEVLKRMLSIISEYQSGVVIILKNRSGIPKDSKGRLKLAGRAVNLIEEAGIPPEDVYLDPIITTIGTDMNGGKLVLDSFAELKESYPAYQRLGGLSNISFGLPLRKLLNRTFLSMAIARGMNAVICDPTDRKLLETIRAAEAIAGADPGCRDFLAYYRSINK